The Rhizobium leguminosarum genome includes a region encoding these proteins:
- the metF gene encoding methylenetetrahydrofolate reductase [NAD(P)H]: MALKNEARGRNDIRVSFEFFPPKSEEMEGQLWHAVSQLQDWDPDFVSVTYGAGGTTKAPTLSTVTRFLSQTPLATASHLTCVGATKEETHQVVDTFRKAGVTHFVALRGDAPGGAGAPYQPHPGGYANAAELVAGLKEIGDFEISVSAYPEKHPESRDTAADIDMLKRKADNGADRALTQFFFDNDNFERYLERVRGAGISIPVVPGIMPIQNLTQLKRFAGACGTIIPAFLDERFAGFDDKPEERAKVAAEVAAEQIEDLVRRGIHDFHLYTMNRAPLVSAVLDNLGLSRRQTKSAGAAA; this comes from the coding sequence ATGGCTTTGAAAAACGAAGCACGCGGCCGCAACGACATCAGAGTCTCTTTCGAATTCTTCCCGCCGAAATCGGAGGAGATGGAAGGACAGCTCTGGCACGCTGTTAGCCAGTTGCAGGACTGGGACCCGGATTTCGTCTCGGTGACCTATGGCGCCGGCGGCACCACCAAGGCGCCGACACTCTCCACCGTCACGCGCTTCCTTTCGCAGACGCCGCTTGCCACCGCTTCGCATCTCACCTGCGTCGGCGCGACGAAGGAGGAGACCCATCAGGTGGTCGACACCTTCCGCAAGGCCGGCGTGACGCATTTCGTTGCGCTGCGCGGCGATGCGCCCGGCGGCGCTGGCGCGCCCTACCAGCCGCATCCCGGCGGTTATGCCAATGCGGCGGAGTTGGTGGCCGGCCTGAAGGAAATCGGCGATTTCGAGATTTCGGTTTCCGCCTATCCGGAAAAACACCCGGAAAGCCGCGATACTGCGGCCGATATCGACATGCTGAAGCGCAAGGCCGACAATGGCGCCGACCGGGCATTGACGCAGTTCTTCTTCGACAACGACAATTTCGAGCGTTACCTGGAGCGAGTGCGCGGCGCCGGAATCTCGATCCCTGTCGTGCCCGGCATCATGCCGATCCAGAACCTGACGCAGCTCAAGCGCTTCGCTGGGGCCTGCGGCACCATCATCCCCGCCTTTCTCGACGAGCGCTTCGCAGGCTTCGACGACAAGCCCGAGGAGCGGGCGAAGGTCGCCGCCGAAGTCGCTGCCGAACAGATCGAAGATCTCGTCCGGCGCGGCATCCACGACTTCCATCTCTATACGATGAACCGTGCTCCGCTGGTTTCCGCCGTGCTAGACAATCTCGGCCTCTCCCGCCGGCAAACAAAAAGTGCGGGCGCAGCCGCCTGA
- a CDS encoding ribonuclease T2 family protein — protein MSSMQLRTLTFAVSMVVAGAGVAQEAGGRTRFILAASWQPAFCQTNQKKAECASQTGERPDATNFSLHGLWPMRQDYCGVSAEQKAADKDGDWNKLPEVTLAAETKSALAKAMPGTQSGLERHEWVKHGTCTKMSADDYFGVGMHLVSALNASAVRDLFAANIGKPVKADAIKAAFDKSFGPGAGDRVKMSCRRAGNVRMISELTIGLSEAAGAASAKSAGLADLIQGAGKTSFGCDEGVVDAAGF, from the coding sequence ATGAGCAGCATGCAGTTGCGTACCTTGACGTTTGCCGTGTCGATGGTTGTTGCCGGCGCCGGCGTGGCGCAGGAGGCCGGCGGGCGCACCCGCTTCATTCTGGCGGCGAGCTGGCAGCCGGCCTTTTGCCAGACGAACCAGAAGAAAGCCGAGTGCGCGAGCCAGACCGGCGAGCGCCCGGACGCGACGAACTTTTCGTTGCACGGACTTTGGCCGATGCGGCAGGATTATTGCGGCGTGAGCGCCGAGCAGAAGGCCGCCGACAAGGATGGCGACTGGAACAAGCTGCCGGAGGTCACGCTTGCGGCCGAGACGAAGTCGGCGCTCGCAAAGGCGATGCCCGGCACGCAATCCGGCCTGGAACGGCATGAATGGGTGAAGCATGGCACTTGCACGAAGATGAGCGCCGACGACTATTTCGGCGTCGGCATGCATCTCGTAAGCGCGCTCAACGCGTCGGCGGTGCGCGATCTTTTCGCCGCCAATATCGGCAAGCCGGTCAAGGCCGACGCGATCAAGGCGGCTTTCGACAAGAGCTTCGGGCCGGGTGCCGGCGACCGCGTCAAGATGAGCTGCCGGCGGGCCGGCAATGTCAGGATGATCAGCGAACTGACGATCGGGCTTTCGGAAGCGGCCGGGGCGGCATCGGCGAAAAGTGCCGGCCTTGCCGATCTGATCCAGGGTGCTGGAAAAACGTCGTTCGGTTGTGACGAGGGCGTCGTCGATGCTGCGGGCTTTTGA
- a CDS encoding ArsR/SmtB family transcription factor, producing MSEPLKLGLDALVDVLKAAGEPTRLRLLALLDGGDLTVTDLTEILGQSQPRISRHLKLLGEAELIERYQEGAWAYFRLKQDGKAAMLVRALLKHVSENDPTILRDGERLSQVKRHRAERAQAYFSRNAAEWDELRRLHAADEEVDAAVIRLLGSQPIDSLLDLGTGTGRILELLSGLYRRATGVDASRDMLSVARANLDKSRITKATVRHADILNLPFEGQDFDLVTIHQVLHFFDQPEIAIAEAARMLRPGGRLVVIDLAPHTLEYLRDEHAHVRLGFSHQAMSDWLRKAGLDVEQVVDLHPGQQSGQGLTVTVWLARDPRRLMASQTSEGAEPTFAGRV from the coding sequence ATGAGCGAACCCTTGAAGCTTGGACTGGATGCGCTGGTGGACGTCTTGAAGGCGGCCGGCGAGCCCACGCGCCTGCGTCTTCTGGCGCTTCTTGACGGCGGCGATCTGACGGTGACCGATCTTACCGAAATTCTCGGTCAATCCCAGCCCCGCATCTCGCGCCACCTGAAGCTGCTCGGCGAGGCCGAACTGATCGAACGCTACCAGGAGGGCGCCTGGGCCTATTTCCGCCTCAAGCAGGACGGTAAGGCCGCTATGTTGGTGCGGGCGTTGCTGAAGCATGTTTCCGAGAACGATCCGACCATCCTTCGTGACGGCGAGCGGCTTTCGCAGGTCAAGCGCCATCGCGCCGAGCGGGCACAGGCCTATTTCAGCCGCAACGCGGCCGAATGGGACGAGCTTCGCCGCCTGCATGCGGCCGATGAGGAGGTCGACGCCGCCGTCATCCGGCTGCTCGGCAGCCAGCCGATCGACTCGCTGCTCGATCTCGGCACCGGCACCGGCCGCATCCTCGAACTCCTGTCCGGGCTCTACCGCCGGGCGACCGGCGTCGATGCCAGCCGCGACATGCTGAGTGTGGCGCGCGCCAATCTTGACAAGTCCCGCATCACCAAGGCCACCGTGCGCCACGCCGATATCCTGAACCTTCCTTTCGAGGGACAGGATTTCGATCTGGTGACGATCCATCAGGTGCTGCATTTCTTCGATCAGCCGGAGATTGCGATCGCGGAAGCGGCGCGCATGCTCCGGCCGGGCGGCCGGCTCGTGGTCATCGACCTTGCGCCGCACACGCTCGAATATCTCCGCGACGAGCATGCGCATGTCCGTCTCGGTTTTTCGCACCAGGCGATGTCCGACTGGTTGCGCAAGGCCGGGCTCGACGTCGAGCAGGTCGTCGATCTTCATCCGGGTCAGCAAAGCGGGCAGGGGTTGACGGTCACCGTCTGGCTCGCGCGCGATCCGAGGCGCCTCATGGCTTCGCAGACAAGCGAGGGCGCCGAACCTACATTTGCCGGGAGGGTATGA
- a CDS encoding DMT family transporter — MNSTSARPVSSASDVTMGLVLMFISVMFSPLIDIFAKLAIVTVPSAEITAGRFAVQALCMLPIVIWRRSFADFSWRQNLFHAIRGAIITISMISFVTTLKYMAVADAIAIFFVEPIMLTILGAIFLKETIGWRRYSACGVGFFGAMLIIQPSFEEVGYIALLPVVSALCIAIFVLMTRVLSHREDPWAMQFQMSIWGLFFCAILLFLGQGTGSDLFDPVMPDGRAWFYVAGVGAMAAISGILGVYAYRAAPASTLAPLQYFEIVSATIFAWLVFGDFPDAIKWLGIMIIMASGFYIVWRERRFASKPVSGTSEATLAP, encoded by the coding sequence ATGAACAGCACCTCCGCCCGCCCCGTTTCGTCCGCCTCCGACGTGACGATGGGGCTTGTGCTGATGTTTATCTCGGTGATGTTCTCGCCGCTCATCGACATTTTCGCCAAGCTTGCCATCGTCACAGTCCCGTCCGCCGAAATCACCGCCGGCCGCTTCGCCGTGCAGGCGCTCTGCATGCTGCCGATTGTGATATGGCGGCGCAGCTTCGCCGATTTTTCCTGGCGCCAGAATCTGTTCCATGCCATCCGCGGCGCGATCATCACGATCTCGATGATTTCCTTCGTCACCACGCTGAAATACATGGCGGTCGCCGACGCGATTGCGATTTTCTTCGTCGAGCCGATCATGCTGACGATCCTCGGCGCTATCTTCTTGAAGGAGACGATCGGCTGGCGGCGCTACAGCGCCTGCGGCGTCGGCTTCTTCGGGGCGATGCTGATCATTCAGCCGAGTTTCGAAGAAGTCGGCTACATCGCGCTTCTGCCTGTCGTCAGCGCGCTCTGCATCGCCATCTTCGTGCTGATGACGCGCGTCCTCTCGCATAGGGAGGACCCTTGGGCGATGCAGTTCCAGATGAGCATCTGGGGCCTGTTCTTCTGCGCCATCCTGCTTTTCCTGGGCCAGGGAACCGGCTCCGATCTCTTCGATCCGGTCATGCCGGATGGCCGCGCCTGGTTCTATGTCGCCGGCGTTGGCGCCATGGCCGCGATATCGGGCATCCTCGGCGTCTATGCCTATCGCGCAGCACCAGCCTCGACGCTCGCACCGCTGCAATATTTCGAGATCGTCTCGGCGACGATCTTCGCCTGGCTGGTCTTTGGCGACTTCCCGGATGCGATCAAATGGCTCGGCATCATGATTATCATGGCGTCGGGCTTCTACATTGTCTGGCGCGAGCGCCGCTTTGCATCGAAACCGGTATCCGGTACATCAGAGGCGACGCTGGCGCCCTAG
- a CDS encoding alpha/beta fold hydrolase: MFSETQRLAVPGASLAYHHAEAITAPRGILLISHGLAEHSKRYRSFAEAMAARGYHVYVHDHRGHGETTAPDAPIGRFARRGGVERVIGDVIAMRGHAASRHPGLPVVLFGHSMGGLIALNAVVTAPADFDAVAVWNSNFAVGLAGRAAQAVLLAERMLKGSDVPSGLLPKLTFGTWGKSIPGRRTEFDWLSRLPDEVDKYVADPLCGLDASVSLWLDLFELTFRAPQKIHLDRLPRDMPIHLVGGGEDPATERGKAVHWLSNHLKAQGFSRISTEIYQDMRHETLNEIGAEAAIAAFADWCDRAVARS, translated from the coding sequence ATGTTTTCTGAAACGCAAAGGCTCGCCGTGCCAGGGGCGTCGCTGGCCTATCACCATGCTGAGGCCATCACCGCTCCACGCGGCATCCTGTTGATATCCCATGGCTTGGCCGAACATTCGAAACGATACCGCTCCTTTGCCGAGGCGATGGCGGCGCGCGGCTATCATGTCTATGTCCATGATCACCGAGGCCACGGCGAGACGACGGCGCCCGATGCGCCGATCGGCCGCTTTGCCCGGCGCGGTGGGGTCGAAAGGGTGATCGGCGACGTCATCGCCATGCGCGGCCATGCGGCCTCCCGCCATCCCGGCCTGCCGGTGGTCCTCTTCGGCCATTCGATGGGCGGCCTCATCGCGCTCAATGCTGTCGTCACGGCTCCGGCCGACTTCGATGCCGTCGCCGTATGGAATTCGAATTTCGCCGTCGGCCTTGCCGGCCGCGCCGCCCAGGCGGTCCTCCTTGCCGAGCGCATGCTGAAGGGCTCCGACGTGCCGAGCGGCTTGCTGCCGAAGCTCACCTTCGGCACCTGGGGCAAATCCATTCCCGGTCGCCGCACCGAGTTCGACTGGCTGTCGCGTCTTCCTGATGAAGTCGACAAATATGTCGCCGATCCGCTCTGCGGCCTTGACGCCTCAGTCTCTCTCTGGCTCGATCTCTTCGAGCTGACCTTTCGCGCGCCACAAAAAATCCACCTCGACCGGCTGCCGCGGGACATGCCGATCCATCTCGTCGGCGGCGGAGAAGACCCGGCGACGGAGCGTGGAAAAGCCGTGCACTGGCTGTCAAACCATTTGAAAGCCCAAGGCTTCTCCCGTATCAGCACCGAGATATATCAGGACATGCGGCACGAAACACTGAATGAGATCGGCGCGGAAGCGGCGATCGCAGCCTTCGCGGACTGGTGCGACAGGGCCGTCGCACGATCCTGA
- a CDS encoding GH25 family lysozyme: protein MRRLLFCVFPLAVLLAGCSSSGYDYLETASIKPKTRFKDTDPQDFGPKHPQKNPVHGIDISKWQGDIDWSTVKNSGVAFAFIKATEGKDRLDPRFEEYWREARVAGIPHAPYHFYYFCSSADQQADWFIRNVPKDAMRLPPVLDVEWNGESKTCRYRPDAETVRAEMQRFMDRLETYYGKRPIIYTSVDFHRENLAGHFQDYHFWVRSVAKHPEVTYSDRRWAFWQYTSTGVVPGIKGPTDINVFAGSAKNWNNWVATVSKDRDS, encoded by the coding sequence ATGCGCCGGCTTTTGTTTTGCGTTTTTCCCTTGGCCGTCCTTTTGGCCGGCTGCAGTTCCTCCGGTTATGACTATCTCGAAACGGCGTCGATCAAGCCGAAGACGCGCTTCAAGGACACCGATCCCCAGGATTTCGGTCCGAAGCATCCGCAGAAGAATCCGGTGCACGGCATCGATATTTCCAAATGGCAGGGCGATATCGACTGGAGCACGGTGAAGAATTCAGGCGTCGCCTTCGCCTTCATCAAGGCGACGGAAGGCAAAGACCGGCTCGATCCCCGCTTCGAAGAATATTGGCGCGAGGCCCGCGTGGCCGGCATCCCGCACGCCCCCTATCATTTCTATTATTTCTGCTCCTCGGCCGACCAGCAGGCCGACTGGTTCATCCGCAATGTGCCGAAGGACGCCATGCGCCTGCCGCCGGTGCTCGACGTCGAGTGGAACGGCGAATCGAAGACCTGCCGCTACCGCCCCGACGCCGAAACGGTGCGCGCCGAAATGCAGCGTTTCATGGACCGGCTGGAGACCTATTACGGCAAGCGCCCGATTATCTATACCTCGGTCGATTTCCACCGCGAGAATCTCGCCGGCCACTTCCAGGATTATCATTTCTGGGTGCGTTCCGTGGCAAAACACCCGGAGGTGACCTATTCCGATCGCCGCTGGGCCTTCTGGCAATATACCTCGACCGGCGTCGTTCCCGGCATCAAGGGACCAACCGATATCAACGTCTTTGCCGGCAGCGCGAAGAACTGGAACAACTGGGTCGCGACCGTTTCCAAGGATAGAGATTCTTAG
- a CDS encoding class I SAM-dependent methyltransferase, whose translation MSKVDTDMAAKDDEHASLMDGMYRYQRHIYDLTRKYYLLGRDSTIRNLDVPEGGTLLEVGCGTGRNMAFAHRHFPTAKLFGLDISQEMLISARKTFANKATIPEFRVADATAFTPPEFGVSGFDRILISYALSMIPDWQRAVDASIAALNPGGQLHIVDFGQQEDLPGWFRRMLQSWLAKFHVTPRPDLREVLEAQAHENNARLLFNTVGGGYAWRAAIISERS comes from the coding sequence GTGAGCAAGGTCGATACCGATATGGCGGCAAAGGACGATGAACATGCCAGCCTGATGGATGGCATGTACCGCTATCAACGCCATATCTACGACCTCACCCGCAAATATTATCTTCTCGGCCGCGACAGCACGATCCGTAATCTCGACGTTCCCGAGGGCGGCACCCTGCTTGAAGTCGGCTGCGGCACCGGGCGCAACATGGCCTTCGCCCACCGGCATTTCCCGACCGCCAAGCTGTTCGGCCTCGACATTTCCCAGGAAATGCTGATTTCGGCGCGCAAGACCTTCGCCAACAAGGCGACAATCCCGGAATTCCGCGTCGCCGACGCCACGGCGTTCACGCCGCCCGAATTCGGCGTCAGCGGCTTCGACCGCATCTTGATTTCCTACGCCCTGTCGATGATCCCGGACTGGCAGCGCGCCGTCGATGCATCGATCGCCGCACTCAATCCCGGCGGCCAGCTGCACATCGTCGATTTCGGCCAGCAGGAAGACCTGCCGGGCTGGTTCCGGCGCATGCTGCAGTCCTGGCTTGCGAAATTCCACGTCACGCCGCGTCCCGATCTGCGCGAGGTCCTGGAAGCGCAAGCCCATGAAAACAACGCGAGATTGTTGTTTAATACCGTCGGCGGCGGTTATGCCTGGCGGGCAGCTATTATCAGCGAGCGCTCATAA
- the ettA gene encoding energy-dependent translational throttle protein EttA encodes MARQFIYHMSGLNKAYGNKKILENIHLSFYPDAKIGILGPNGAGKSTVLRIIAGQDKEYTGEAWLAEGATVGYLEQEPHLDPNKTVFENVMEGVASKTAVLDRYNELMMNYSDETAEEGAKLQDVIDSQNLWDLESQVEMAMEALRCPPRDAEVTSLSGGERRRVALCRLLLSQPDLLLLDEPTNHLDAETIAWLEKHLRDYPGAVMMITHDRYFLDNVTGWILELDRGRGIPYEGNYSAYLQAKAKRMLQESREDASRQKAISREQEWIASSPKARQAKSKARIKSYEQLVDAAEKQRPGDAQIIIPVSERLGQVVIEMDGITKGFEGRTLINDLSIKLPPGGIVGIIGPNGAGKTTLFRMITGQETPDGGSIRIGETVHLGYVDQSRDTLAADKTVWEEISGGAEIIKLGKFDMNSRAYCGAFNFKGGDQQQKVGNLSGGQRNRVHLAKMLKAGGNVLLLDEPTNDLDTETLGALENALENFAGCAIIISHDRMFLDRLATHILAFEGDGHVEWFEGNFEDYEQDKVRRLGPDALNPGSQAHKRLTR; translated from the coding sequence ATGGCACGTCAGTTCATCTATCATATGTCCGGCCTCAACAAGGCCTATGGCAACAAGAAGATCCTGGAGAATATCCACCTTTCGTTCTATCCGGATGCCAAGATCGGTATCCTTGGTCCGAACGGCGCGGGTAAATCCACCGTGCTGCGCATCATCGCAGGTCAGGACAAGGAGTATACCGGCGAAGCCTGGCTCGCCGAAGGTGCGACGGTCGGCTATCTGGAGCAGGAGCCGCATCTCGATCCTAACAAGACGGTGTTCGAGAACGTCATGGAAGGCGTTGCCTCGAAGACGGCTGTCCTCGATCGCTACAATGAATTGATGATGAACTATTCCGACGAGACGGCGGAAGAGGGCGCCAAGCTTCAGGACGTCATCGACAGCCAGAACCTCTGGGATCTGGAAAGCCAGGTCGAGATGGCGATGGAAGCCCTGCGCTGCCCGCCGCGCGACGCCGAAGTCACCAGCCTTTCCGGTGGTGAGCGCCGCCGTGTCGCGCTCTGCCGCCTGCTGCTTTCGCAGCCGGATCTGCTGCTGCTCGACGAGCCGACCAACCACCTGGACGCCGAAACCATCGCCTGGCTCGAAAAACATCTGCGCGACTATCCGGGCGCCGTGATGATGATTACCCACGATCGCTACTTCCTGGATAACGTCACCGGCTGGATCCTAGAACTCGACCGCGGCCGTGGCATTCCTTACGAAGGCAACTATTCGGCCTACCTGCAGGCGAAAGCCAAGCGCATGCTGCAGGAAAGCCGCGAAGACGCATCGCGCCAGAAGGCGATCAGCCGCGAACAGGAATGGATCGCGTCCAGCCCGAAGGCCCGTCAGGCCAAATCCAAGGCGCGTATCAAGTCCTACGAGCAACTGGTGGATGCCGCCGAAAAGCAGCGTCCTGGCGACGCGCAGATCATCATCCCGGTCAGCGAGCGCCTCGGCCAGGTGGTCATCGAGATGGACGGCATCACCAAGGGCTTCGAGGGCCGCACGCTGATCAACGACCTGTCGATCAAGCTGCCGCCAGGCGGCATCGTCGGCATCATCGGCCCGAACGGCGCCGGCAAGACGACGCTATTCAGGATGATCACCGGCCAGGAAACGCCGGATGGCGGTTCGATCCGCATCGGCGAGACCGTGCATCTCGGTTATGTCGACCAGAGCCGTGACACCCTTGCGGCCGACAAGACGGTCTGGGAGGAAATCTCCGGCGGCGCCGAAATCATCAAGCTTGGCAAGTTCGACATGAACTCCCGTGCCTATTGCGGCGCCTTCAACTTCAAGGGCGGCGACCAGCAGCAGAAGGTCGGCAATCTCTCGGGTGGTCAGCGCAACCGTGTTCACCTTGCCAAGATGCTGAAGGCCGGCGGCAACGTTCTGCTGCTCGACGAACCGACCAACGACCTCGATACGGAAACGCTGGGTGCCTTGGAGAACGCGCTGGAGAACTTCGCTGGCTGCGCCATCATCATCAGCCACGATCGCATGTTCCTCGACCGCCTGGCGACGCATATCCTCGCTTTCGAAGGCGACGGCCATGTCGAATGGTTCGAAGGCAACTTCGAGGATTATGAACAGGACAAGGTGCGCCGCCTCGGCCCCGACGCCCTCAACCCGGGCAGCCAGGCCCATAAGCGCCTGACACGCTGA
- a CDS encoding lytic murein transglycosylase, with protein MHRSLASRSALALLFALALAGGAAAQQAQGAAPAAPCGGDLSAFLEGVKKDAIAAGASAAAADEAFAGADIDPKVLSRDRAQGVFKQTFLEFSQRTVSQARLDIGRQKMKQYADVFARAEQEFGVPPGVITAFWAMETDFGAVQGDFNTRNALVTLSHDCRRPELFRPQLIALIEMVQHGDLDPATNTGAWAGEIGQVQMLPRDIIAYGMDGDGDGHVRLKQSSPDAILTAAKFIQHLGFERGQPWLQEVTLPDNLPFEKSGLGGTMKAAEWFALGVKPRDGNTAFGDLEGDLVLPQGRMGPAFIAYPNFKIYLEWNKSFIYTTSAAYFGTRLSGAEPYLKGAPEQGLASDQMKALQTKLQSLGHDVGEIDGILGSGTRVAIQKEQKRLGMPADGWATPALLNAL; from the coding sequence ATGCACCGCTCGCTCGCAAGCCGCTCTGCACTCGCCCTTCTGTTTGCCCTCGCCCTTGCAGGCGGCGCGGCCGCCCAGCAGGCGCAGGGCGCAGCCCCGGCAGCGCCCTGCGGCGGCGATCTGTCCGCCTTCCTCGAAGGCGTCAAGAAAGATGCTATCGCAGCCGGCGCCAGTGCGGCAGCCGCCGACGAGGCCTTCGCCGGCGCCGATATCGATCCCAAGGTCCTGAGCCGGGATCGCGCCCAAGGCGTCTTCAAGCAGACCTTCCTCGAATTCTCCCAGCGCACCGTCAGCCAGGCCCGCCTCGACATCGGCCGCCAGAAGATGAAGCAATATGCCGACGTCTTTGCCCGCGCCGAGCAGGAATTCGGCGTCCCCCCGGGCGTCATCACCGCCTTCTGGGCGATGGAAACCGATTTCGGCGCCGTCCAGGGCGATTTCAACACCCGCAACGCCCTGGTGACGCTGTCGCATGACTGCCGCCGCCCGGAACTCTTCCGTCCGCAGCTGATCGCCCTTATCGAGATGGTCCAGCATGGCGACCTCGACCCCGCCACCAATACCGGCGCCTGGGCCGGCGAGATCGGCCAGGTGCAGATGCTGCCGCGCGACATCATTGCCTATGGCATGGATGGCGACGGTGACGGGCATGTCCGCCTGAAACAGAGCAGCCCGGACGCCATCCTGACGGCAGCGAAATTCATCCAGCACCTCGGCTTCGAGCGCGGCCAGCCCTGGCTGCAGGAGGTGACCCTGCCCGATAACCTGCCCTTCGAGAAATCCGGTCTTGGCGGCACGATGAAGGCCGCCGAATGGTTCGCACTCGGCGTCAAGCCGCGCGATGGCAACACAGCTTTCGGCGATCTCGAAGGCGACCTCGTTCTGCCGCAGGGCCGCATGGGACCGGCCTTCATCGCCTATCCCAATTTCAAGATCTATCTCGAATGGAACAAGTCGTTCATCTACACGACCTCGGCCGCCTATTTCGGAACGCGCCTTTCGGGCGCCGAGCCTTATCTCAAGGGCGCGCCGGAACAGGGGCTCGCCAGCGATCAGATGAAGGCGCTGCAGACCAAGCTGCAGTCGCTCGGCCATGATGTCGGCGAGATCGACGGCATCCTCGGCTCCGGCACGCGTGTCGCGATCCAGAAGGAACAGAAGCGCCTCGGCATGCCGGCCGACGGCTGGGCGACGCCTGCCCTTCTTAACGCCCTTTGA
- a CDS encoding DMT family transporter, which produces MDGRMNAWTWALLVLLGLIWGGSFFFARIAVQHVPPLTLVFFRLLLAALALHIYIAGRFDFYAILKGRWREFLILGLINNALPHALIFFGQTRIGAGLAAILNATTPIWTVLIANYFTSDEKLSPAKIAGCLVGLAGTIVLIGPGMSAGGEAPLWALLLPVLAAISYGFAATYGKRFRNVPAPVTAAGQLTASSLIALPLSLLADRPWALAAPPLDALLAILALALLSTAFGYILYFRIMAAAGATNASLVTLLVPPSAILLGVLFLGERLALSEFAGMALIGFGLVILDGRAYRLLAKAA; this is translated from the coding sequence ATGGACGGCAGAATGAATGCCTGGACCTGGGCGCTGCTGGTGCTGCTCGGCCTGATCTGGGGCGGCTCCTTCTTCTTTGCCCGTATTGCCGTCCAGCACGTGCCGCCGCTGACCCTCGTCTTCTTCAGGCTGCTGCTCGCGGCGCTGGCGCTGCATATCTATATCGCCGGCCGTTTCGACTTCTATGCGATCCTCAAGGGCCGCTGGCGTGAGTTCCTGATCCTCGGCCTCATCAACAATGCCCTGCCGCATGCGCTGATCTTCTTCGGCCAGACCCGCATCGGCGCGGGTCTGGCGGCGATCCTGAATGCGACAACGCCGATCTGGACCGTGCTGATCGCCAACTACTTCACCTCAGACGAGAAGCTGTCGCCGGCAAAGATCGCCGGCTGCCTCGTGGGCCTGGCGGGAACGATCGTGCTGATCGGCCCCGGCATGTCGGCCGGTGGCGAAGCCCCGCTCTGGGCGCTGCTCCTTCCCGTGCTTGCTGCCATCTCCTATGGTTTCGCCGCCACTTACGGCAAACGCTTCAGGAATGTTCCAGCCCCTGTCACCGCAGCCGGCCAGTTAACCGCCTCCTCCCTGATTGCGCTGCCGCTGTCGCTGCTGGCCGACCGTCCCTGGGCGCTTGCAGCACCGCCGCTCGATGCCCTCCTCGCCATCCTGGCATTGGCGCTGCTGTCGACCGCCTTCGGCTACATCCTCTATTTCCGGATCATGGCGGCAGCCGGCGCCACCAACGCCTCGCTCGTCACCCTGCTGGTGCCGCCGAGCGCCATCCTTCTCGGCGTGCTCTTCCTCGGAGAAAGGCTGGCACTGAGCGAGTTTGCCGGCATGGCGCTGATCGGTTTCGGCCTCGTCATTCTCGACGGACGCGCCTATCGCCTGCTGGCCAAGGCCGCCTGA